GCGTGCCCGGGTGGCCGAGCTGACCACCCAGGTGACCGACCTGAGCGCGCAGGTGGGCAGCCGCGACGTCAAGCGCGTCCAGCAGCGGATCGAGGAGCTGCGCGACCCGGCCGGCCTGACCCCCCGGGAGGGCGAGGGGCTGCGCATCACGCTCTCGGACTCCCCGCTGGAGGCCGACGACACCGACCAGCCCACCAAGTGGCTGATCGTCCACCAGCAGGACATCCAGGCGGTGGTCAACGCGATGTGGCGTGGCGGCGCCAGCGCGGTCACGGTCCAGGGCCAGCGGATCGTGTCGACCACGGGCATCAAGTGTGAGGCGAACTCCGTGACGCTGCAGGGAGTGCCCTACCCGGCGCCGTACGTGATCGAGGCCGTCGGCGACCCGACCGCCCTGGCGGCCTCGGTCGACGCCGACCCCTACCTGCAGTTCTACCGCTCCCAGGCGATC
This genomic window from Nocardioides marinus contains:
- a CDS encoding DUF881 domain-containing protein, translating into MSTGSHARPPAGHEAPRPSRRARAQQVLALARRRVRTRRRTTGGAWRVGTPVVVLLSGSLFAVSAVNSEGTDLRAGRYTDLASLVQAEADSYEELRARVAELTTQVTDLSAQVGSRDVKRVQQRIEELRDPAGLTPREGEGLRITLSDSPLEADDTDQPTKWLIVHQQDIQAVVNAMWRGGASAVTVQGQRIVSTTGIKCEANSVTLQGVPYPAPYVIEAVGDPTALAASVDADPYLQFYRSQAIQEDIQIGWDMVEDEVDAPAYDGLLDLSYAEPLEPTV